Proteins encoded by one window of Roseibium sp. Sym1:
- the dctP gene encoding TRAP transporter substrate-binding protein DctP — translation MKNRVIKTAAVAAFLGLTCSANADELRYNTFMPPLAIEAVQAQEFFDELAAATDGALETQVFVGGQMLGGQASLGGIRAGVMDAGFIVPTLNSSEIPHVAMLPELLPFAANFWAAAGATNETMLLNCDECIADLEKQNAVWLGGHAASPWYLMCAQPISSSDDIAGKKIRVTGGFAVRLINALGAVPVSLPASEVGPALQQGQVDCAVGNLAWLQTLGLIDSVRGIVDQPIGSYHGLGEFIFNRDAVANLDEANRSALISAIPGRIAKISKTYADQEAAARMAADEKGVVFWKPDDAFNEAMEDFRASELEAVANDIVKLGGSSDAKAIVQQHIETLQRWDGLVQGVEGDVDAFTALLEREVFSKVKQ, via the coding sequence ATGAAGAATAGAGTGATAAAAACTGCCGCAGTCGCAGCTTTTCTAGGGTTGACCTGCAGCGCAAATGCAGATGAACTCAGGTACAACACATTCATGCCGCCGCTGGCCATTGAAGCCGTGCAGGCGCAAGAATTCTTCGATGAACTCGCGGCTGCCACGGACGGTGCCCTCGAAACGCAGGTTTTCGTCGGAGGCCAGATGTTGGGTGGCCAAGCTAGCCTGGGCGGAATTCGCGCCGGCGTCATGGACGCCGGATTTATCGTGCCTACGCTGAATTCCAGCGAAATCCCACATGTTGCAATGCTGCCGGAGCTTCTGCCGTTTGCGGCCAACTTCTGGGCTGCCGCAGGCGCGACCAACGAAACGATGTTGCTGAACTGCGACGAATGCATCGCCGATCTTGAAAAGCAAAACGCGGTCTGGTTGGGAGGGCATGCAGCTTCGCCATGGTATCTGATGTGCGCGCAACCGATTTCTAGCTCGGACGATATTGCCGGGAAGAAAATTCGTGTGACGGGTGGATTTGCTGTGCGCCTCATCAATGCCCTGGGAGCTGTACCTGTGTCGCTGCCGGCGAGTGAAGTCGGGCCTGCTTTGCAGCAGGGCCAGGTCGACTGCGCGGTAGGTAATCTCGCCTGGCTTCAAACGCTGGGTTTGATCGACTCCGTGCGCGGTATCGTCGATCAACCGATCGGAAGCTATCACGGCCTGGGTGAATTCATCTTCAACCGTGATGCTGTTGCAAATCTGGACGAAGCGAACCGCTCGGCGCTGATTTCGGCAATCCCCGGACGGATTGCGAAGATCAGCAAGACCTACGCCGACCAGGAGGCTGCTGCGCGCATGGCGGCCGACGAAAAGGGCGTGGTCTTCTGGAAACCTGATGACGCGTTCAACGAAGCGATGGAAGATTTTCGCGCCAGCGAGCTTGAGGCGGTAGCGAACGACATCGTCAAATTGGGTGGGTCGTCTGACGCCAAGGCGATTGTTCAGCAACATATCGAGACATTGCAGCGCTGGGACGGCCTCGTTCAGGGCGTCGAGGGCGATGTCGATGCATTCACCGCACTGCTGGAAAGAGAAGTCTTCTCCAAGGTCAAGCAATAA
- a CDS encoding maleate cis-trans isomerase family protein, producing the protein MMSDNRDLVAPPRLNSLACGFRFGGRARFGVILPSGNIVAEGDLAALLPRDITLHVTRLRLTGSSREQLNAMAEDVETAASLVGDVDPAVVGFHCTAVSTLSEQLERDILARACSASGRRVVATSEAIVSALNALTARTLVLITPYVDHIVKSEVAFLNRHGFDVIDAHGLGIDHPRDMAALPPEDWLALTKEHYAQKADAYFVSCTAIRSLEVVSLLEEQLGKPVITSNQVMAWHLLRTAGFNDQPHGFGHLLSHH; encoded by the coding sequence ATGATGAGCGATAATCGCGATCTCGTAGCGCCGCCCCGGTTGAACAGTCTTGCGTGTGGGTTCCGTTTTGGCGGGCGCGCGCGTTTCGGAGTGATCTTGCCGTCCGGCAACATTGTGGCTGAGGGAGATTTGGCCGCATTGTTACCGCGGGATATCACTTTGCATGTGACGCGCCTGCGACTGACCGGCAGTTCGCGCGAACAACTAAACGCCATGGCAGAAGATGTCGAAACTGCGGCTTCGCTTGTGGGCGATGTCGATCCTGCGGTCGTCGGATTTCATTGTACTGCTGTTTCCACGCTGAGCGAGCAACTGGAGAGAGATATTCTGGCGCGCGCGTGTTCAGCCTCCGGCAGACGGGTCGTCGCTACGTCTGAAGCGATCGTAAGCGCTCTAAATGCACTGACGGCGCGAACGCTGGTCTTGATTACCCCCTATGTCGACCACATCGTCAAAAGCGAAGTCGCATTTCTCAATCGGCATGGATTTGACGTCATCGATGCCCATGGTCTCGGAATAGACCATCCAAGGGATATGGCCGCCTTGCCGCCGGAAGACTGGCTTGCGTTAACGAAAGAACATTACGCCCAAAAAGCCGATGCATATTTTGTCAGCTGCACGGCGATCCGTTCGCTCGAGGTCGTCAGCCTCCTCGAGGAGCAGCTTGGCAAACCCGTGATCACAAGCAATCAGGTCATGGCTTGGCATCTGCTGAGAACAGCCGGGTTCAACGATCAACCACATGGTTTCGGCCATCTGCTGAGCCACCACTGA
- a CDS encoding thiamine pyrophosphate-binding protein — protein sequence MTDQRPSGVERPVASDSDGVWGSDVFAEMLRGLRVKYVTLNPGSSFRGLHDSLVNHLGNEDPQMLLCLHEEHAVAIAHGYAKVTGEPLAVILHSNVGLMHGTMAIFNAWCDRVPVLIYGATGPVDAALRRPWIDWLHTCRDQASMIRNYVKWDDQPASMEAAIESMLRANLIARAEPHGPTYVNFDVSIQEKQHAEAPALPDFSRYRSPLPADPSAEGVARAAELLKNAKNPVVLAGRVSRDPADWARRVALVEALGAKVLTDIRIGASFPTNHSLHRGKPAFFIDDAAGEVLREADVILSLDWLDVAGTLKLAGKVEAKIIQASLDYQLHNGWGMEHQGLSALDLHLASSPDRAMHAIADLLGVGAGDEPENLPVKPALNAPAPEAPLDIMTLAGALGEGLDGICASMVRLPLGWAGEAWHFRHPLDFLGSDGGAGIGSGPGMLIGAALALKGSERMPVAVLGDGDFMMAASAFWTAAHYGAPFLAVVSNNRSFYNDEVHQERVAVARNRPVENKWIGQRIGDPDIDIAGVARAQGCEGIGPVFTAGELVEAVKKGIELVREGKSVVIDARVQPGYNPNMVAGLTRSE from the coding sequence ATGACTGATCAAAGACCTTCGGGAGTTGAACGGCCGGTTGCCTCTGACAGCGACGGAGTTTGGGGGAGCGACGTTTTTGCGGAGATGCTTAGGGGTCTTCGCGTTAAATACGTCACCCTTAATCCAGGATCGAGCTTTCGTGGGCTACATGACAGCCTGGTGAACCACCTGGGCAACGAAGACCCACAGATGTTGCTTTGCCTGCATGAGGAACATGCAGTGGCAATCGCGCACGGATATGCCAAGGTTACAGGTGAACCTCTTGCTGTGATCCTGCACAGCAATGTCGGGCTGATGCATGGAACGATGGCAATTTTCAACGCCTGGTGCGACCGCGTGCCTGTGTTGATCTACGGTGCGACCGGACCTGTGGATGCGGCGTTGCGCCGTCCATGGATCGACTGGTTGCATACCTGCCGCGACCAGGCTTCAATGATACGCAACTATGTGAAATGGGATGACCAGCCTGCTTCGATGGAGGCAGCGATCGAATCCATGCTGAGGGCAAATCTGATTGCCCGGGCGGAACCGCACGGCCCGACTTATGTAAATTTTGATGTGTCGATCCAGGAAAAACAGCATGCCGAAGCGCCGGCATTGCCCGACTTTTCGCGTTACCGGTCGCCACTGCCGGCGGACCCTTCCGCTGAGGGGGTGGCGCGTGCCGCCGAGTTGCTGAAAAACGCCAAAAATCCGGTTGTCCTGGCGGGGCGGGTGTCGCGCGATCCGGCTGACTGGGCGCGGCGTGTGGCATTGGTCGAAGCTTTGGGAGCGAAGGTTCTGACCGACATCCGGATCGGCGCTTCTTTCCCGACGAACCATTCTCTGCACCGTGGCAAACCTGCATTCTTTATCGACGATGCGGCGGGCGAAGTTCTGCGGGAAGCCGATGTGATCCTCAGCCTCGACTGGCTTGACGTTGCCGGAACGCTCAAGCTGGCAGGCAAGGTTGAAGCCAAGATTATCCAGGCCTCTCTCGATTATCAGTTGCACAATGGCTGGGGCATGGAGCATCAGGGGCTGTCGGCACTCGATCTCCACCTGGCCAGTTCGCCGGACCGCGCGATGCATGCCATTGCGGATTTGCTGGGTGTTGGCGCTGGCGACGAGCCCGAAAACCTGCCGGTGAAACCCGCCCTGAATGCTCCCGCTCCGGAAGCGCCGCTGGATATCATGACGCTGGCCGGGGCACTTGGCGAAGGGCTGGACGGGATTTGCGCCAGCATGGTGCGCTTGCCGCTCGGTTGGGCGGGCGAGGCGTGGCATTTCCGCCACCCACTCGATTTCCTTGGCTCCGATGGCGGTGCCGGGATCGGCTCCGGTCCGGGTATGCTGATCGGTGCCGCGCTGGCATTGAAAGGCAGCGAGCGTATGCCGGTCGCGGTTCTCGGGGATGGCGACTTCATGATGGCGGCCTCGGCGTTCTGGACCGCAGCGCACTATGGAGCACCGTTTCTGGCGGTGGTGTCGAACAACCGCTCTTTCTACAATGACGAGGTTCACCAGGAGCGTGTTGCTGTCGCTCGCAACCGTCCGGTGGAGAACAAGTGGATCGGTCAGCGTATCGGCGATCCGGACATCGACATCGCAGGCGTTGCTCGTGC